A section of the Telopea speciosissima isolate NSW1024214 ecotype Mountain lineage chromosome 3, Tspe_v1, whole genome shotgun sequence genome encodes:
- the LOC122655558 gene encoding putative pentatricopeptide repeat-containing protein At3g25060, mitochondrial: MYKNAGNFISRTVSSPWPKALLATCKDLKSIAQIHALMILTGIFSNGYSNGQLIVSYGRIGDIATARRVFEESPQRGVTTWNAVIIAYSRNDSAAEVLNLYQQMIVEGIRPDSSTFTVSLKACANLLDLKKGEEILSQATDFGYKDDVFVGSSALNLYAKCGKMDEALRVFNGMPKKDLVSWTTMITGFSQSGRPVEAVDIYRRMRMEEIQGDCIVMVGLIQACANIGDLNMGLSVHGYMIRQDIPMDVVVETSLVDMYAKNGFLNLASCVFEKMPYRNVISWSALISGFAQNGFAGDALKLLVEMQTFGLKPDLVSLVSALLACSQVGYLKFGKSIHGYILRRLKFDRVSGTAVIDMYSKCGSLSSARLLFDQISSRDLISWNAMIASYGIHGCGEEALFLFLQMKETKLRPDHATFASLLSAFSHSGLVEEGRYWFDLMVREFEVQPSEKHYACMVDLLARAGRVEEAHGLIESMVIEPSVSVWVALLAGCRNHGKLELREKVAKKVLELKPDDPGIYSLVSNVFAAAKKWADVAVVRKVMKQTGMKKVPGYSTVEVNGKLHAFLMEDRSHPQYEEIAAMLEKLDNEMRAMGYVPKTEFVLHDLDEEVKERMLCNHSERLAIAFGLLNTRPGTRLLITKNLRVCGDCHEATKFMSKIVNREIIVRDVKRFHHFKDGVCSCRDYW; this comes from the coding sequence ATGTACAAAAACGCGGGAAATTTCATCTCCCGTACGGTGTCATCTCCGTGGCCAAAAGCTCTCTTGGCaacttgcaaagacttgaagtCCATCGCCCAAATCCATGCCCTTATGATCTTGACCGGAATCTTCAGCAATGGATATTCCAATGGTCAACTAATAGTTTCCTATGGACGCATTGGTGATATTGCTACTGCTCGCAGAGTGTTCGAAGAATCGCCTCAACGAGGAGTGACCACTTGGAATGCCGTGATCATCGCTTACTCTCGGAATGACTCTGCAGCTGAAGTTCTGAACCTTTATCAGCAGATGATTGTTGAAGGTATTAGACCAGACAGCTCAACTTTCACGGTCAGTCTTAAAGCCTGTGCCAACCTGCTGGACTTGAAAAAGGGCGAAGAGATCCTATCCCAAGCGACTGATTTTGGGTATAAGGATGATGTTTTTGTTGGGTCTTCGGCTCTCAATCTGTATGCGAAGTGTGGGAAGATGGATGAAGCTCTGAGAGTCTTCAATGGGATGCCAAAAAAGGATCTTGTGTCTTGGACAACGATGATTACAGGATTCTCGCAGAGTGGCCGCCCAGTTGAAGCGGTTGATATTTACCGTAGGATGCGAATGGAAGAAATACAAGGGGATTGCATTGTGATGGTTGGTCTGATTCAGGCATGTGCAAATATTGGGGATTTGAATATGGGTCTTTCTGTTCATGGGTATATGATCCGCCAAGATATTCCAATGGATGTTGTAGTCGAAACCAGCCTTGTGGACATGTATGCAAAGAATGGGTTCTTGAATCTAGCCTCTTGTGTATTTGAAAAGATGCCTTACAGAAATGTGATTTCCTGGAGTGCATTGATATCTGGATTTGCACAAAATGGGTTTGCAGGGGATGCCCTGAAGTTGTTGGTGGAGATGCAGACTTTTGGACTGAAACCAGATTTAGTGTCACTTGTAAGTGCACTGTTGGCATGTTCACAAGTTGGATATTTGAAATTTGGTAAATCAATACATGGGTATATTTTGAGGAGGCTCAAGTTCGATCGGGTCTCAGGGACTGCAGTGATTGACATGTATTCAAAGTGTGGATCCCTCTCTAGTGCACGTCTCCTCTTTGATCAGATAAGTTCAAGGGATCTGATCTCTTGGAATGCGATGATCGCTAGCTATGGAATCCATGGATGTGGAGAGGaagctctctttcttttcctacaGATGAAGGAAACAAAGCTAAGACCAGACCATGCGACCTTTGCTTCTCTTCTATCAGCCTTCAGTCATTCGGGTTTGGTTGAAGAAGGTCGGTACTGGTTTGATCTCATGGTTAGAGAATTTGAAGTCCAACCTAGTGAAAAGCATTACGCCTGTATGGTTGATCTTTTGGCTCGTGCAGGTCGAGTTGAAGAGGCACATGGGCTGATAGAGTCCATGGTGATTGAACCTAGTGTTTCTGTTTGGGTTGCCCTCCTTGCAGGTTGCCGTAACCATGGGAAATTGGAGCTCAGAGAGAAGGTGGCAAAAAAGGTTCTTGAGCTGAAGCCAGATGATCCAGGAATTTATTCCTTGGTCTCAAATGTCTTTGCCGCAGCAAAGAAGTGGGCTGACGTGGCTGTGGTAAGGAAAGTGATGAAGCAGACTGGAATGAAGAAAGTACCTGGTTACAGCACTGTAGAAGTAAATGGCAAGCTCCATGCATTTCTGATGGAGGATCGGAGCCACCCTCAATATGAGGAGATTGCGGCCATGTTGGAGAAGTTGGACAATGAGATGAGAGCCATGGGATATGTTCCAAAGACTGAGTTTGTGTTGCATGACCTTGATGAGGAAGTGAAGGAGAGGATGTTGTGTAATCACAGTGAGAGACTGGCTATTGCTTTTGGACTTCTAAACACAAGACCGGGAACCAGACTGCTAATAACAAAGAACCTTAGGGTGTGTGGGGATTGCCATGAGGCCACAAAGTTCATGTCCAAGATTGTAAACAGAGAGATTATTGTAAGAGATGTCAAACGCTTCCATCACTTCAAGGATGGGGTTTGCTCATGTCGTGACTACTGGTGA